The following nucleotide sequence is from Tardiphaga sp. 709.
TGGTGTCCGAAGCCATCCGGCTCGGCATGTATGCCTCGCTCTATGTCGCCGCCGACAAAAGCTTGTTCGCCAAGCATGGCCTCGACACCGACCTGTCGACCGCGGGCGGCATCGCTCTGCCGGTGCCGATCCTGCTGTCCGGCCGTGGCCAGATCGGCGTCACCAGCCCTGGCATGTCCGTTAATGCCACCCGTGAAGGCGGCAAGATCAAGAATATCGCCAAGATCGTCGGCGGCGTGTCGATGTGGGGAATGACCCGCCCGGACACCAAGATCACTACCATCGATGATCTCCGCGGCAAGACCATCGCGACGCTGAAATTTCCGTCCTCGACGATCCAGGTCCCGACTTACGCGATGAAGACGGTCGGCAAGTTCGACCCCAAGGAAGCCGGCGTCACCTTCCTGGAATTGCCGCCGGGCGCCCAGGCCGCAGCCGTCAAAGATGGCCGTGCCGACATCGCCACCGCATTCGAATGGGACATCAGCATCGGCGCCGAACAGTTTGGCCTCGTACCGTCGCTATCATTTGCCGATCTGCTTGGTCCGCTGTGTTTCACGACGGCCATGACCACCGAAGACGTGATCGCCTCCAACCCGGAGGCGCTGCAAGGCTTCTGTAACGCCATCGCCGAGGCGCAGAAGATGATGCACGAGAACAACGCCGTCTTCACCGAGGTTGCAGAGAAGTACTTTCCGAAAGTCTCGCCGTCGGTCGTCGGAAATGCGACGAAGAACTTCTTTGGCAGCAAGACGGCTATCCCGAAAAACCCGACCATCTCCGTCGAGGAATGGGATCGCGCGATGTTGCTCGAACAAGGCGGTGGCGCCGTCTCAACGACGCTTCCCTATGCACAAATGGTCGACAATCGCTTCGCCGAGAAAGCGACCAAAGAATTCGGATTGGCGTGATGTCGGTTTCAACCAGCTTTCCGCCTGAACGGCGCTACGTCACCTTGCCCGCACGCCCCGAGCCGCTGCGGCTCGCGGTCGAGGAGACCGCAGTCATCGTCGTCGACATGCAGAACGCCTACGCGTCGCCGAACGGC
It contains:
- a CDS encoding ABC transporter substrate-binding protein yields the protein MIDRRNLLKYSLIGAAAAPFAGLGGPAFAAGRKVLVSEAIRLGMYASLYVAADKSLFAKHGLDTDLSTAGGIALPVPILLSGRGQIGVTSPGMSVNATREGGKIKNIAKIVGGVSMWGMTRPDTKITTIDDLRGKTIATLKFPSSTIQVPTYAMKTVGKFDPKEAGVTFLELPPGAQAAAVKDGRADIATAFEWDISIGAEQFGLVPSLSFADLLGPLCFTTAMTTEDVIASNPEALQGFCNAIAEAQKMMHENNAVFTEVAEKYFPKVSPSVVGNATKNFFGSKTAIPKNPTISVEEWDRAMLLEQGGGAVSTTLPYAQMVDNRFAEKATKEFGLA